A genomic region of Capnocytophaga canimorsus contains the following coding sequences:
- a CDS encoding DUF4876 domain-containing protein, producing the protein MRVLSGEEKEANFNASVNKKSITSQNNEPTLLELSTGRVGNLLIKQVYYLGSDTKQGANDRDLFFEIHNNSNETLFLDKLCFAQIYGVRMIEEDKGQLLPNKQYDWSKSPSLIGLGDKANTDYVYAYEVIAFPGTGNEYPLASGKSILVARTAQNHKQPLTIGNKKYEVPNPELTVNLSGAKFEVFYPNHQQSNAGIDTDIDNPNATNMLLIYKVNTYKDLTLNSQGRDAYVLFYLPEDLNQWKKAQSPEPVKKGRTPRLYLQIPNQQIIDGVNLQDIATKLPHRLPSSIDAGEILSTKGPNTSQSAIRKIKKQVDGKIFYQDTNNSTRDFELIDRPNVLSLNE; encoded by the coding sequence ATGAGAGTACTTTCAGGAGAAGAGAAAGAGGCAAACTTCAATGCTTCTGTTAACAAAAAAAGTATAACCTCTCAAAATAATGAACCCACGCTTTTAGAGCTATCAACGGGACGAGTAGGAAATTTACTAATTAAACAAGTATATTACTTAGGGTCTGATACTAAACAGGGTGCCAATGATAGAGACTTGTTTTTTGAAATACACAACAACTCTAACGAAACCCTATTTTTAGACAAATTATGTTTTGCACAAATATACGGAGTAAGAATGATAGAGGAAGACAAAGGTCAACTACTACCAAACAAACAATACGATTGGAGCAAATCACCTTCTTTGATTGGTTTGGGCGATAAAGCTAATACCGACTACGTATATGCCTATGAAGTAATTGCCTTTCCTGGCACAGGAAATGAATATCCTTTAGCATCAGGGAAATCAATTTTAGTAGCTCGTACAGCACAAAATCACAAACAGCCCTTGACTATTGGAAATAAAAAATATGAAGTTCCTAATCCTGAGCTTACCGTTAACTTAAGCGGTGCAAAATTTGAGGTTTTTTACCCCAATCATCAACAAAGTAATGCTGGTATCGATACCGACATTGATAATCCTAATGCTACAAATATGCTATTAATTTACAAAGTCAATACATATAAAGATTTGACACTTAACTCTCAAGGACGTGATGCGTATGTACTTTTTTATCTGCCAGAAGACTTAAATCAATGGAAAAAGGCTCAAAGCCCTGAACCAGTAAAAAAAGGAAGAACTCCAAGATTGTATCTACAAATACCCAACCAACAAATCATCGATGGTGTTAATCTTCAAGACATTGCTACAAAGTTACCTCATCGATTACCCTCGAGTATTGATGCAGGAGAAATATTAAGCACCAAAGGACCTAACACTTCACAGTCTGCTATACGAAAAATAAAAAAACAAGTCGATGGAAAAATTTTTTATCAAGACACCAATAATTCTACACGTGATTTTGAACTAATTGACAGACCTAATGTACTCTCTTTGAATGAGTAA
- the ligA gene encoding NAD-dependent DNA ligase LigA, which produces MDIKQTIETLRNELNQHNYNYYVLDTPSISDYEFDEKLKQLQNLEQKHPEFFDENSPTVRVGGSVTKNFKTVMHQYRMYSLDNSYSKEELDEWEKRIIKMIGTDDIAFVCELKYDGASISLCYQKGKLVEAVTRGDGFQGDEITANVRTIGSVPLILQGNYPEKFYIRGEIILPKKGFEQMNKERIEAGEDPYMNPRNTASGSLKLQDTTEVAKRPLDCLLYTLVGDHLADTHFENLQKAREWGFKVPQEAQLCKSTQEVMDFVNYWDIHRHDLPYEIDGVVVKVNSIAQQEELGYTSKSPRWAMAYKFKAEQVATTLQSISYQVGRTGAITPVANLTPVLLAGTVVKRASLHNADQIQKLDVRVGDTVFVEKGGEIIPKIVGVDLQKRIDNSQPTQYITACPECGSALVRKEGEAQHYCPNSYQCPPQITGKIQHFISRKAMDIEGLGGETIELFYREGLIANYADLYQITAEQLLPLERMAEKSAENILKGVENSKKIPFERVLFALGIRYVGETVAKKLARHYKNIDNLEKATFEELTQVDEIGVRIAESILSFFEDTYNQQVVSRLKSYGLQFALSEAHIQNQSEKLKGLTFVISGVFQLHSRDELKNKIEQHSGKVASSISSKTNFVIVGDNMGPSKKEKAEKLGVKMISEQDFLAMIS; this is translated from the coding sequence ATGGATATCAAACAAACCATTGAAACTTTACGAAACGAACTAAATCAACATAATTACAACTATTATGTGTTGGATACTCCTTCCATTTCTGACTATGAGTTTGATGAAAAACTCAAACAACTTCAGAACTTGGAACAAAAACATCCTGAGTTTTTTGACGAAAACTCACCAACGGTTCGTGTAGGAGGCAGTGTTACTAAAAATTTTAAAACTGTAATGCACCAATATCGGATGTATTCACTTGACAATTCTTATTCCAAAGAAGAATTGGACGAGTGGGAAAAACGTATTATTAAAATGATAGGAACTGATGATATTGCTTTTGTATGCGAACTCAAATATGATGGGGCGTCTATCAGTTTGTGTTACCAGAAGGGCAAATTGGTAGAGGCCGTTACTCGAGGTGATGGTTTTCAAGGCGATGAAATCACAGCGAATGTACGAACTATAGGTAGTGTACCTCTTATCTTGCAAGGGAATTACCCTGAAAAATTTTACATACGTGGTGAAATCATACTCCCTAAAAAAGGTTTCGAGCAGATGAATAAAGAACGTATTGAAGCTGGAGAAGACCCCTATATGAATCCAAGAAATACTGCTAGTGGAAGCTTGAAACTGCAAGATACTACAGAAGTGGCAAAGCGTCCTTTGGACTGTTTGCTATATACTTTAGTAGGTGATCATTTAGCCGATACACACTTTGAAAACCTACAAAAAGCCAGAGAATGGGGCTTTAAAGTACCGCAAGAAGCACAACTTTGCAAATCCACCCAAGAGGTAATGGATTTTGTAAACTATTGGGATATACATCGGCACGATTTACCCTATGAAATTGATGGTGTGGTGGTTAAAGTTAATAGTATAGCCCAACAAGAGGAGTTAGGTTATACCTCGAAATCACCACGTTGGGCTATGGCATACAAGTTTAAAGCCGAACAAGTGGCAACTACTCTGCAAAGTATTTCTTATCAAGTAGGAAGGACAGGTGCGATAACTCCGGTGGCGAATCTGACCCCTGTTTTACTTGCGGGAACTGTGGTTAAAAGAGCTTCACTACACAATGCTGACCAAATACAGAAACTAGATGTTCGGGTGGGAGATACCGTTTTTGTAGAAAAGGGAGGAGAAATTATTCCTAAAATTGTAGGAGTTGATTTGCAAAAGAGAATAGATAATTCTCAGCCCACTCAATACATTACAGCTTGCCCCGAATGTGGCTCAGCTTTGGTTCGTAAAGAAGGAGAAGCCCAGCATTATTGCCCTAACTCTTATCAATGTCCGCCGCAAATTACAGGAAAGATACAGCATTTTATTTCGCGTAAAGCTATGGATATTGAAGGGTTGGGCGGAGAAACCATAGAGTTATTTTATCGGGAAGGTCTAATAGCCAACTACGCTGATTTGTATCAAATTACAGCTGAGCAATTACTCCCATTGGAACGAATGGCAGAGAAAAGTGCCGAAAATATTTTAAAAGGTGTTGAAAATTCTAAAAAAATTCCTTTTGAACGAGTACTTTTTGCACTTGGCATACGCTATGTAGGTGAAACTGTGGCTAAAAAATTGGCTCGACATTATAAAAATATTGACAATCTAGAAAAAGCTACGTTTGAGGAGCTGACTCAAGTAGATGAAATTGGGGTTCGTATTGCTGAAAGTATTCTTTCTTTCTTTGAAGATACGTATAATCAACAGGTTGTGAGTCGATTGAAATCATACGGGTTGCAATTTGCCTTGTCGGAAGCGCATATTCAAAATCAGTCCGAAAAACTTAAAGGACTAACCTTTGTTATTTCTGGAGTTTTTCAATTGCACAGCAGGGACGAGTTGAAAAACAAAATTGAGCAACACAGCGGTAAGGTAGCAAGTTCTATTTCTTCAAAAACCAATTTTGTTATTGTAGGAGATAATATGGGACCAAGTAAAAAAGAAAAAGCAGAGAAATTAGGCGTCAAAATGATTTCTGAACAAGATTTTTTAGCAATGATTTCATAA
- a CDS encoding GH92 family glycosyl hydrolase — protein MRMLFVYFALSFLIIGCQTNTKKAKESDRLLTDYVNPLMGTDSTFELSNGNTYPAIALPWGMHFWTPQTNKMGDGWAYQYHANKIRGFKQTHQPSPWINDYGAFAIMPVTGPLKIKEDERASWFSHKAEVVKPHYYKVYLADYDTTVEITPTDRAAQFRFTFPQTQEAHILIDAFFKGSMVKIIPQERKIIGFARNHNSGVPENFHNYFVIQFDKDFKTYGTWSDNWLWTALNTQSEGQHVGATLSFSTEKDEKVTAKVASSFISIEQAELNLRNEIGNDTFEQTQHKALNTWEKELSRIQIEDYNTQNIQTFYSCLYRVLLFPRKFYEINADGEIVHYSPYNGKILSGYMFTDNGFWDTFRAVFPFFNLMYPEMNRQFMKGLVNTYLESGWLPEWASPGHRDCMIGSNSAPIIADAYLKGNIEAKDAEILLEAMLKNATQNVDRPVKSVGREGVDYYNKLGYVPYDVGINENAARTLEYAYADFAIYKMAQKMGKTQIAETYKQKAFNYKHLFDPQSGWMRGKNKAGDFQSPFNPLKWGDAFTEGNSLHYTWSVFQDIEGLATLMGGDEKFAQKLDEVFEMPPLFDDSYYGFTIHEIREMQIMDMGNYAHGNQPIQHMIYLYNYVGKPHKTQEKVREVLTKLYAPTPDGYCGDEDNGQTSAWYVFSALGFYPVAPVTDQYVLGAPLFEKATLKMPSGKTFTIKGKQNSQNNKYVKSITLKGKNWNKPYLRFNDVQSGGLLIFEMDDKPSKSDQKGEKPYSLSTE, from the coding sequence ATGAGAATGCTGTTTGTTTATTTCGCCTTATCTTTTTTAATCATTGGTTGCCAAACAAATACAAAAAAAGCTAAAGAATCAGACAGGCTACTTACCGATTATGTAAATCCGCTAATGGGAACCGATTCTACCTTTGAGCTTTCTAACGGAAATACCTATCCTGCCATCGCTCTGCCTTGGGGAATGCACTTTTGGACGCCTCAAACCAACAAAATGGGCGACGGCTGGGCGTACCAATATCACGCCAACAAAATTCGAGGCTTTAAACAAACACACCAACCCAGCCCTTGGATTAACGACTATGGTGCCTTTGCCATAATGCCTGTAACAGGACCGCTTAAAATCAAAGAAGATGAAAGAGCTTCGTGGTTTTCTCACAAAGCCGAAGTGGTGAAACCTCATTACTACAAAGTGTACTTAGCGGATTATGACACTACTGTTGAAATCACACCCACCGATAGAGCCGCGCAATTTCGGTTTACTTTTCCGCAAACGCAAGAGGCTCATATCTTAATTGACGCTTTTTTTAAAGGTTCTATGGTTAAAATTATTCCTCAGGAGCGAAAAATCATCGGCTTTGCCCGAAACCATAATTCTGGAGTACCCGAAAATTTTCATAATTACTTTGTCATACAGTTTGATAAAGATTTCAAAACCTACGGAACTTGGAGCGACAATTGGCTTTGGACTGCCCTAAATACACAAAGTGAGGGGCAACACGTTGGGGCTACCCTGAGTTTTAGTACCGAAAAAGACGAAAAAGTTACAGCTAAGGTCGCCTCTTCTTTCATCAGTATTGAACAAGCCGAATTGAATCTGAGAAACGAAATTGGGAATGATACTTTTGAACAAACTCAGCATAAAGCGCTCAACACTTGGGAGAAAGAACTCTCCAGAATTCAAATTGAAGATTACAACACACAAAACATACAAACGTTTTACTCCTGCCTGTACAGAGTATTGCTATTTCCTCGCAAATTTTACGAAATTAATGCTGACGGAGAAATCGTGCATTACAGCCCTTATAACGGCAAGATACTATCAGGATATATGTTTACCGATAATGGATTTTGGGACACATTCCGAGCCGTATTTCCTTTTTTTAATTTGATGTATCCTGAAATGAATCGTCAATTTATGAAAGGATTAGTCAATACGTATTTAGAGTCAGGATGGCTTCCTGAGTGGGCAAGTCCTGGGCATCGCGATTGTATGATTGGCTCTAACTCCGCTCCTATCATTGCCGATGCTTATCTGAAAGGAAACATTGAAGCTAAAGATGCGGAAATTTTGTTGGAAGCAATGCTAAAAAACGCAACCCAAAACGTAGACAGACCCGTAAAATCAGTGGGTAGAGAAGGTGTAGATTACTACAATAAGCTAGGATATGTTCCTTATGATGTGGGTATTAACGAAAATGCTGCCCGTACGCTCGAATACGCATACGCTGACTTTGCCATCTATAAAATGGCTCAAAAAATGGGAAAAACTCAAATTGCCGAAACTTACAAGCAAAAAGCTTTTAACTATAAACATTTGTTTGACCCACAAAGTGGCTGGATGAGAGGAAAAAACAAGGCAGGTGATTTTCAATCGCCTTTCAATCCGCTCAAGTGGGGAGATGCCTTTACCGAAGGAAACAGTTTGCATTATACTTGGTCTGTTTTTCAAGACATTGAAGGATTGGCTACCCTTATGGGAGGCGATGAAAAATTCGCTCAAAAATTAGATGAGGTTTTTGAAATGCCTCCTCTTTTTGATGATTCTTACTACGGATTTACCATACACGAAATCCGAGAAATGCAAATTATGGATATGGGAAATTACGCTCACGGCAACCAACCCATTCAGCATATGATTTACCTATACAATTACGTGGGAAAACCTCATAAAACTCAAGAAAAAGTACGTGAGGTTTTGACCAAACTCTACGCACCTACCCCCGATGGCTACTGTGGAGATGAAGATAACGGACAGACTTCAGCTTGGTATGTATTCAGTGCTTTAGGATTTTACCCCGTAGCTCCAGTAACTGACCAATACGTTTTAGGCGCTCCTCTTTTTGAAAAAGCTACACTAAAAATGCCTTCAGGAAAAACTTTTACCATAAAAGGGAAACAAAACTCACAAAATAACAAATATGTAAAATCAATTACCCTAAAAGGAAAAAATTGGAACAAACCCTATCTACGCTTCAATGACGTTCAATCGGGCGGATTGTTAATTTTCGAAATGGATGACAAACCCTCAAAAAGTGATCAAAAAGGTGAAAAACCTTATTCGCTTTCCACAGAATAG
- a CDS encoding DUF6850 family outer membrane beta-barrel protein: protein MVRFSTFLGMISLTMLQAQQNDTHFFKKIYNTYTQNPIYLENSGLKSFTASSLYVNNEQGNLHLGQQPMHSIDFGLKTYGLYEIKKLYFFGDIDINRNYQQDKKWNLSYTDVSPHGIMPEPHYYAVSKFSDWNNQKYEIKGGFVLPILGKWNLAFWTNYDLSEKYRTEYDPRPKIVSNLLNFSIQNGIQIIDKHKIGIGFSFSRQNIDNKISFSDNDSQTPFYHEKYLRWMFGYGTMFYSTSSSTKRNLETKKFDLNHHYKSDKVKWLNSFTYQSSKTDTYRNANDENTDQDIIANLYSENKSLTSSYIRTLSVNTELMFAFFISEENNNNYLRLQNGKSYSSYFKEMKFQTHLLQNKNNNPLEIALQVDYQNSFQKDALAKTNTDITSIETSFLISKTYKLSEIIFVPFVKLSYISSKHSLFNDNEISHKIINENDFASKTLQLFYNEVVYPDHNLLNKTKYGFDFGFDFKKSISPEIKIIWNISSKYLSTFKKNNRYFWGTSLTLYY from the coding sequence ATGGTACGATTCAGCACATTTTTAGGGATGATTTCCTTAACAATGCTTCAAGCGCAACAAAATGATACCCATTTTTTCAAAAAAATATACAATACTTATACTCAGAATCCTATATATTTAGAAAATAGTGGTTTAAAGAGTTTTACAGCTTCGTCTTTATATGTTAATAACGAACAAGGTAATCTTCATTTGGGGCAGCAGCCTATGCATTCTATTGATTTTGGTTTAAAAACCTACGGATTATATGAAATAAAAAAACTGTATTTCTTCGGTGATATTGACATCAATAGAAATTATCAGCAAGACAAAAAATGGAATTTGTCTTATACAGACGTTTCCCCTCACGGAATAATGCCCGAACCTCATTACTATGCCGTAAGTAAGTTTTCTGACTGGAACAACCAAAAATACGAAATAAAAGGAGGATTTGTATTACCTATACTCGGTAAATGGAATCTTGCTTTTTGGACAAATTATGATTTATCAGAAAAATACCGAACAGAATATGACCCCCGCCCCAAAATAGTAAGCAATCTTTTAAACTTTTCTATCCAAAACGGAATACAAATAATTGATAAACATAAAATTGGAATAGGATTCTCTTTTTCTAGACAAAATATTGATAACAAAATTTCTTTTTCTGATAACGATTCACAAACCCCTTTTTATCACGAAAAATACCTTCGATGGATGTTCGGCTACGGAACAATGTTTTATTCTACCTCATCTTCAACTAAGAGAAATTTAGAAACAAAAAAATTTGATTTAAATCATCATTACAAATCCGACAAAGTCAAATGGTTAAATAGTTTTACTTATCAATCAAGCAAAACAGACACTTACCGAAATGCCAACGATGAAAATACAGACCAAGATATTATTGCCAATCTTTATTCAGAAAATAAATCATTAACTTCTAGCTACATAAGAACTCTTTCAGTAAATACTGAGCTTATGTTCGCCTTTTTTATTTCTGAAGAAAATAATAACAACTATTTACGATTGCAAAACGGAAAAAGTTATTCATCTTACTTTAAAGAAATGAAATTTCAAACTCATTTATTACAAAATAAAAACAATAATCCGCTAGAAATAGCCTTACAAGTCGATTATCAAAATTCCTTTCAAAAAGATGCCTTAGCAAAAACTAACACCGATATTACCTCAATAGAAACCAGTTTTTTAATCAGTAAAACTTATAAATTATCCGAAATTATATTTGTCCCTTTTGTAAAGTTGAGTTACATCAGTTCTAAGCACTCTCTTTTTAATGACAATGAAATTTCTCATAAAATTATTAACGAAAATGATTTTGCTTCAAAAACATTGCAACTTTTTTATAACGAAGTCGTATATCCAGATCACAACTTACTTAATAAAACAAAATACGGATTTGATTTTGGGTTTGATTTCAAAAAAAGCATCAGCCCCGAAATAAAAATAATTTGGAATATTTCATCAAAATATTTATCTACTTTCAAGAAAAATAATCGATATTTTTGGGGTACATCTCTAACTTTATATTACTAA
- a CDS encoding RsmB/NOP family class I SAM-dependent RNA methyltransferase, protein MRLHKNLTDAVIEGLGLIFNENRYADKTVEKLLKKDKRWGARDRAFIAETIYDIVRWKRLYAEIAEVKAPFSVHDLRRMFAVWAVLKGIPLPDWSYFENTPQRRIKGQFDQLSKMRKFRESIPDWLDEVGVKQLGEDFWNKEIHALNTLAPVVIRTNTLKITPCELKRTLAKEGIDTEPLKDYPLALQLTQRANIFSTNAFQNGLFEVQDASSQKVAPFLEVSPGMRVIDTCAGAGGKTLHLAALMQNKGQIIAMDIYENKLQELKRRARRNEVFNIETRVIDSKILKRMQNTSDRVLIDAPCSGLGVLRRNPDAKWKLQPNFLKEIRKTQQEILCNYSKLLKSKGKLVYATCSILPCENREQIDTFLQSEYGKDFILEKEEAIFAHTSGYDGFYMALLSKK, encoded by the coding sequence ATGCGTTTACACAAAAACTTAACCGATGCCGTAATTGAGGGGTTAGGACTCATTTTCAATGAAAATCGTTATGCAGATAAAACTGTGGAAAAACTCCTAAAAAAAGACAAACGATGGGGAGCTCGAGACAGAGCTTTTATCGCTGAAACTATTTACGACATTGTACGTTGGAAACGTCTTTATGCCGAAATTGCCGAAGTTAAAGCACCTTTTTCAGTACACGACTTACGCAGGATGTTTGCCGTGTGGGCCGTGCTTAAAGGCATTCCCCTACCCGATTGGTCGTATTTTGAAAATACCCCTCAACGACGCATTAAAGGGCAATTTGACCAACTCTCAAAAATGCGAAAATTTCGAGAATCCATCCCTGATTGGTTAGATGAAGTTGGAGTTAAACAACTTGGAGAAGATTTTTGGAACAAAGAAATTCACGCTTTAAATACTTTAGCACCCGTAGTAATTCGTACAAATACACTGAAAATTACCCCTTGCGAACTCAAACGCACCTTAGCCAAAGAAGGTATTGATACTGAGCCACTAAAGGACTATCCTCTAGCCTTACAACTCACACAAAGAGCCAATATTTTTTCTACCAATGCCTTTCAAAACGGACTTTTTGAAGTACAAGATGCCTCTTCGCAAAAAGTAGCTCCTTTCTTGGAAGTTTCGCCAGGAATGCGGGTTATTGACACCTGTGCAGGGGCAGGAGGAAAAACTTTACATCTGGCAGCACTAATGCAAAATAAAGGGCAAATCATCGCTATGGATATCTATGAAAACAAGCTCCAAGAACTCAAAAGAAGAGCGCGTAGAAATGAGGTTTTCAACATTGAAACACGTGTTATTGACTCCAAAATCTTAAAACGAATGCAAAACACCTCCGACCGCGTACTTATTGATGCCCCTTGTAGCGGATTGGGTGTATTACGCAGAAACCCCGATGCCAAATGGAAATTACAACCTAATTTTTTAAAAGAGATTCGGAAAACACAACAAGAAATTTTATGTAACTACAGCAAACTGCTAAAATCTAAAGGAAAATTAGTTTACGCTACCTGCTCCATACTCCCTTGTGAAAATCGGGAACAAATTGACACATTTTTACAATCCGAATACGGCAAAGATTTTATTTTAGAAAAAGAAGAAGCCATCTTTGCTCACACTTCGGGTTACGATGGTTTTTATATGGCTTTACTATCGAAAAAATAA
- a CDS encoding cytochrome-c peroxidase yields the protein MKKKVIISFFLLLMFFSSFRANLFSIFEEEEYIAQLRADYSSGDYSRWEKPFIDSIVAVDFEDIGILPPMKFPADNPFSQAKRELGKILFFDPRLSSSKQIACASCHDSELGWADGRTVSFGHDRKTGTRNSMSIINIGYHKTFFWDGRANSLEEQMLFPLKDTLEMHSSETIALENIRPIKEYAPLFEKAFGDSDITIERIQKAIATFQRTINSGKSKFDRFISGESNKFTDEEVIGLHLFRTKARCINCHNTPLFSDQKFHNVGLTYYGRKLQDLGRYNITQEKENIGQFKTPSLREVGRTAPYMHNGLMPHLSGIIQMYNVGMPRPKPTEKQKNDPLFPKTDTLLQELHLSKEEMKALEAFLLTLSSPVYREKTPNLPN from the coding sequence ATGAAAAAGAAAGTTATTATCAGTTTTTTTCTCCTTTTGATGTTTTTCAGTAGCTTTAGAGCGAATTTATTCTCTATTTTTGAGGAGGAAGAATATATTGCCCAACTACGTGCTGATTATAGTTCAGGAGATTATTCTCGTTGGGAAAAACCTTTCATTGACAGCATTGTTGCTGTTGATTTTGAAGATATTGGAATTTTACCTCCAATGAAATTTCCAGCTGATAACCCTTTCTCGCAAGCCAAGCGAGAGTTAGGAAAAATACTTTTCTTTGACCCTCGATTATCAAGTTCAAAACAAATTGCTTGTGCTTCTTGCCACGATTCAGAATTAGGATGGGCTGATGGACGAACAGTTTCTTTTGGGCACGACCGAAAAACGGGAACACGTAACTCTATGTCCATCATAAACATCGGTTATCATAAAACTTTCTTCTGGGACGGAAGAGCGAATTCTCTTGAGGAACAAATGCTTTTTCCCTTGAAAGATACCTTGGAAATGCATTCATCAGAAACTATTGCCTTGGAAAATATCCGACCAATCAAAGAATATGCTCCTTTGTTTGAAAAAGCCTTTGGAGATAGTGATATTACCATTGAACGAATACAAAAAGCCATTGCTACTTTTCAAAGAACAATTAACAGTGGGAAAAGTAAATTTGACAGATTTATATCAGGAGAATCCAATAAATTTACCGACGAAGAAGTCATAGGATTACATCTGTTTCGAACCAAAGCAAGATGTATTAATTGCCATAATACTCCACTATTTTCCGACCAAAAATTTCACAACGTAGGATTAACATACTACGGACGTAAACTTCAAGATTTAGGGAGATACAATATCACTCAAGAAAAAGAAAATATAGGTCAATTCAAAACCCCATCGCTTCGAGAAGTTGGTAGAACGGCACCCTATATGCACAATGGGTTAATGCCTCATTTAAGTGGAATCATACAAATGTATAACGTAGGTATGCCTCGACCCAAACCTACAGAAAAACAAAAAAACGATCCTTTATTTCCCAAAACTGACACTCTGCTACAAGAGCTTCACTTAAGCAAAGAAGAAATGAAAGCTTTAGAAGCGTTTCTTCTAACTTTATCTTCACCTGTTTACAGAGAAAAGACACCCAATTTACCCAATTGA